In the Platichthys flesus chromosome 14, fPlaFle2.1, whole genome shotgun sequence genome, CGTGGAAGTTCGGGAAAGTTTGTCTCTCGCTGAGAGTTGTTGTTCAGCCATTAGACACTGCGTGACGTCATTCCAACACAATCATTTCCGCTTCCGCcgcaaaatgttaaaatatttgtctttttttattttggtctgtGGTAGTTTCTTATTAAATACATAATTAATGCATTGATAATGTTATTAGTATTATAATATTTAGTATTATAATAATTCGTATTAGTGTTACCACTGTTATTAGTTtaataatagtagtagtagtagtattggtatcatttatattgttattatttgtatcatctctattattatgaatattattacAATTCTTCttataaataatcataatacctaatattattataactaattgatattattattatgtgtttGTAAGATTTTTTAACAGATTCAATATACAGCTATGGAGACAGCTTTTCTAAAATCAGTGCCCTTTACTTCTTAAAGTCTTTTCACTTAACACAATTTACTCTCTTTCCAGAAGAATACAAAACACTCAGTTTACTGCCCAGGTCAAACACGTCCTGCAGCACATCTGTGACCAGTGACACCACAGGAGGTCAGCAAAGCAAAAGCAAAACTGCCAGTGGATGTTCAGCTTCTCTCTAAGGCCCTTTATCATAAATATAGTTATTATGTTTGCTTAAGCATACTCCCAACAAACatggattattatttattaccattattattattatttacatcatTAGTATTTTCCTGCAATCGCGTTGTGGCTCGCGTTTGGTCCTCGGCGCCGCCCGTAGCCCTGCGACAACCCGTGACGTCACCGGCTGAGGAGGAAGGCTTTCCTAATCCAAACACGGAGGCGACATCATCCTCCACAGCGATCAATTCTCCGGCTGATTCCCCTCATCCCCGCGGACCCGCTGCTCACCATGGCCGCCCAGAAGATCAACGAAGCCCACGAGCACATGGCCAAAGCGGAGAAGTGGTGAGTTGCGACGTGAAACCCGCGTATTCACCGCTGCTGTCATCCCTGACGTTAGCTAGCTGCAAGGCCACTGTGGCGGTGTTAATGGTAGACGCGACGCCCACAGCTCGTTAGCCCGCTTTGATGTCGTGCTGTGATATCGGTTTGTTGTgtcgtgtgtgttgtgttgtgttaatcATTGTGATATTGTCCGCGCAGCTTAAAGACGAGCATGACGAAGTGGAAGCCGGATTTCGACAGCGCTGCGTCAGAATACGCCAAAGCAGGTGATAGAGCAAACACATCTTGTTTTCTTATGAGATTCCCAACGTTCCCAGCGTTTACTCGCTGTCATTTAAACTGTTTGCgtcctgtttttttcccagcTGTTTGCTTCAAGAACGCCAAACAGTACGATCAAGCCAAGGATGCGTACCTGAAGGAGGCGGAGTACCACACAGAAAACAAGACGTATCCTCCCTGGTCGCTCCCCTGTGacaataaatcaatgttgttgttgttgttgttgttgttttgtgagtCTGTTTTTCTCTTGACCTTAACTCACACTTCAGCCTCTTCCACGCTGCAAAGTAAGTATCTGGATGTCATCCTCGATGTGAAGACACAGCATCAATCACACACTGCATGGACAAAAGTATTGGGACACGCCTCCTTGAAGGGATCATTCACCCTATAATAATTTTGCACTCCTTCTCCACGCAcaactatgccgatggaggggtgggggggaagtgtttgagtccacataatgcttctggagtctcagggttAAACAACGTTGCAGCCAAATGTAAAACCATCCAAGTAACCgatgattttgatttgatttttcaaagtgaaaaaacaaacataaaatgcctccatactgctcctgtggtgtcagcCAAGCTTCTGTAAACCACGGCATTCAAATTCGATTCCAAACGAGGTCTTAATGAGAACGACAGATAaagataattcatttttttgggTCAACTTTCCCTGTATCATCAAATTCAGGTGTCTTATTAAGTGTCATTGTCAGAGGTTGGACCAGGCCCCTTAGTTCAAGTGAAGGAAATGTCAATGCTTCAGCTTGCCAAGGTACTTTGGGCGTTTCTATGCCTCCAGCTTTGTGGGAACAGTTTGTGCGAAGGCCCTTTTCTGTTCCAGCATGACTCTGCACCAGTGCACAAAGCCAGAGCCTGAAAGTTGTGGTTGGGTGAGTTTGGTTTGGAAGAACTTGTCTGGCCTGCCCAGAGCCCTGACTGCAGCCCCATCCAACACCTCTTGGATGAACTAGAGCAGGGATTGTGAGCCAGGACTTCTCGTCCAACACAAATGTCTGAACTCTGGATGATTAGGCAAAAAttcccacagacacactcccACATCTTGCAGAAAGCCTTCCCAGAACAGTAGAAGCTGTTATAGAGGGGGGATAAACTCCATATTAATGCCTATGGATTTAAAATGGGATGTCATACAAGCTCCTGTAGGTGTCCCAATACCTTTGTCCATATAGTGTACAACACCAATTTGCTttattctgctcctcttcttcctcctcagggcGATTGAGCAGGCTGgtatgatgatgaaggtgaggaCCGCTTCTGTTGTAATCATCGTCATTCACATGTTGGTCACGATCATACACACTCAAATGTAGCCGGGATGAACCTTCACCTCCCGTTCTGAAGTAAATCCGTAGCTTTGCTTTGTGTGGGGGTTCAACTCTGGGGGTTCAACCAATAGCAACTGAATTAGTGTGCTTGACCCCACTGGGCACATGTGTGACCGTGCCACTTCGACGGTGGTAAtgtgtctgcagcagaattGTGTTTGCTCTGCTACAGGAACAAAAGAAGATGCCTGAGGCCATCCAGTACATAGAGAAAGCCTGTATGATGTACATGGAGAACGGGACCCCGGACACTGCTGCGATGGCTCTGGACAGAGCTGGAAAGTAAAAGCACCACCTTGTACTTCACACACATTAGAAACTTACAGCCCTCAACACTGCACCAACATTCTGTAGGTTTATTATGATGACACATTCTTTCATTATACGTTTAGTTTGTGATTGAATGTGAAATTCATATATTTGTTGTTACTCATGCTTTttcttatttgtgtgtgaggagattTTCCCTCAAACTAAAAcgtgtttttctcctcagacTGATCGAGCCTTTAAACTTGGAGAAAGCTGTGGACCTGTACCAGAAGGCAGCCGGTGTGTTTGAGGTAACGAGCTGCTGACAACAACTCAATCATTTAAACtatgatttcattttcatttattttaattaatacacaTTCGTGTTCTGTCTGCAGAATGAGGACCGCCTGCGTCAGGCTGTTGAGCTGCTGGGCAAAGCCTCTAGACTTCTGGTCAGATTAAGAAGGTAACGGACTGGAAGAGGGGCCGGGTGGGAATATTACATTCATCACATAGCACAAGTTGTCATTTGTGGTCTTAAGGTTAATTGCTTGTGGAGAAAGCAAAGAACTTCGGTTTAGGAATTTAATACGGAAAGTATTTAGGACagttagtttgttgtttttctctctataAAGATTATTTTTTACCTGATGGTGATCTATAACCACAACACAGCATATTTTGatgattattgtttttgttctttttatttgtattaaattaatatatttagaGAGAGGTATTTGGATCTTTCTCCACGTAATCATTTTGAACATTAGTACcggctcctcctctgtcctcactctgtcctcctctttctaACCAGGTTGGATGATGCAGCTGTCGCCatacagaaagagaagaacatgtACAAAGAGATTGAGAACTTCCCCATGTGCTTCAAGGTGAGTTACCTCATTGTTTATCTCTCCACGCACATAAGTCAAAACTAAATGTGTTACTACAGTCAGCCAGAATGAAATTTCCAGTATAGACAGTGTAGTTAATGTCGCTTGGCTTGTCACTGTATCACAGCAGAgattaaatacaatattgtgagtttctgtcaaaataaatcacacaacTGTGTTTGTTGTAATCTGTGAATATGTGATCAAATTAAAagttctggtttgtttgttttcctcatcCTTCAGAAAACAACTGCCCAAGTGCTGATTCATCTTCACCGAGTGGACTACGTAGCTGCTGATAAATGCGTCAGAGAAAGTTACAGGTATGAGAATTCAAACATGTTTCGTTACCATCAATAGTCCGTGGCCTACTGCTGCTGAACTCAGCCGACATTGTCTTTGAGCAAGGCAAAATCATTTTGTAATTAGTTGTGGCTCATCTGAGACTTTGTGAACCGCTGACATGACCCCACGTTCACGGTGCAACACTTAAAACTGAGGATCATTACATGAGGTGCTACTTGATCTCCATCAGTCTGCCTGGCTACAGTGGAAGTGAAGACTGCCTTGCCATGGAGACGCTACTGCAGGGCTACGACGAGCAGGACGAGGACCAGGTCTACCGCGTGTGCAACTCACCTTTACTGAAATACATGGACAATGACGTGAGTACTGCTGATACACACTGTTTTAAGTTTGTGAGTGTTTCACTGacttttatttgtcataatgTAAGTTAGAACGAGGTCCACAGTAGAAAGTGTTGGACAAGTAGGACAGGAAATGCCAGTGATGTTACTGGGGACTGAAAGTCAGGACTTCATAAGCCCCCATTTCCCAGATGTCAGGGATTTCGAAAACTTTTTGCATCTTAAAGTCTTTCTGTTCTAACCAAGTTTTCCTGGAGATCACACCAAGGCGTGAGACAGAATTAAGGGGACTGTGAGGCCCAGAGTGCCAATCACAGTTACTGTTAAATATCAGCTGACACAATAAATTAAGCTTGGTACATATTGGAAAAGTCACCAGCGTATCAAAGGGCTGAAAAATGACCCTCCGCCAGTTTTCATTTAGTCTTAGTCATAACTGTTACGAAAAGATGAACAGATAAACCTACAACTCTCATTATATCTAGTTTTGACTCGACTGGAGACGTGATCTTCTGTCCTCCTGAAGAATCCTGTCAGTCTGAAGTGAACATATCTAAATCTGAGATCTGATGACTCACTTTATTCTCCGCTGCCGCACAGTACGCCAAGCTGGCCATTTCCCTGAGGGTACccggaggaggaaagaagaagaaggctgCGGCTGCTCCACAGGGGGGCGCTAGCGGGGCGCCGGCCGCTGACGATGAGGACGATTACGAGGGCGGTCTGTGTTAGCCTCCAGTGAGAGCATCGACTCAACccatctgctgctccaccaccacctcacccTCTGTGTACAAGTTAAAAACACCTCGACTTACCCTCTCAGCCCTGAACCCCAGAAAGGCGACAGTTTAAAATCTTAATTGTGCAAAAAATattaagaggaaaaaaacaacaacattcacgGTAGGTGTTGCAGAAGAGTTGcgtttaaacagatttttttatttgttttctttgagctGGATCCTCAGTGTAATGAAAAATCTTTAATGTTCGATAATGTATCAAAGCCTGTTGTACGTAAAAGTTCTCGTCTCTGTGAAGCTGTACATTCTGCCGTTATTGTCTGTAGGTAGTTTacaatagatatatatatataattaatcaGAAATGCTCTAATAAATATGCCCAGTAAGATGATCagtgtataggtgtttatttgtattgacTTATATTTTATTCAGGATTGACGGCTGAGGCCGGTTGAAGATCCACTGGAACAATATGCAATGAGTCTGTCCATGCATGTCTGGATTTCAGATGGTAAATCAAATTCAATGCTATCGTCAattcatattattaatattgatgcATAAAAGAAATTCACACTACTGTCTTGAGCATCAGCGCTTAAAGAAGATTCAAAGAGCTGTAATATTCCTGATGACGCAGCTTATATCCAATCGTAGACTGTTTTCACTCGTCTACCTCGAGGTCTTGATTACAGCTTCCTTTGTGCAATTCTCAAACTAAAGTGACCAACACATGAAAAAGGGACTGTGTGGTGGTGTGTTCTGTGCATTCAGcccattgttttcctttgtAATGTTGGATTTGTGCGTTTCTTTACCTTATTGCTCCGACTATAAATGTGAGAAACCGTCTGTAAGAACATCATTTAAATGCCAGTTGAAAACTTTCTAATATCACAATtagaatagtaaaaaaaaagggactgtttacatttttgttatttgtgctGTCGCCCACgtcttttatttatatatacatatatatatatatatattcaggaGCTGATCTCAAAACTTTGCACATACATCAATAAACATTTCCCTTGTGTGGCATTTTATGGTCTCTGTGCATTTTCCTAAACGAGTTAGCGGACAGATTTTCCACATCAGTGAGCGTTCGGCGGCTGCACGTCTGCCCCCAGCCGGCCTCTGACAGACATGTAATGACTGTGTAGCTTCCTCAGACCTATTTATCTTTGATGAGGCTAATGCTCTCTCCCCGTTAAGCGATATTTAATGCGCACACATTCATGCTACTTTTCTGATTCCCTCCCATTCTGAACGAGTGTAGAGCATCTGTGCATTAGCCAGAATGAAGGCGGACTTGAGTGAACTTAAAGAGAGATGCTAAACTGCTACTTGTGTGGGTTACCAATACAGATGTAGTAACAGCCATTCACTCCATGTGTTAGAGCACTTTAAATATTGCTGTGatatgcaataaataaaaatactagaaacaacaaaaagaagatgagACAGCATTGTATACAAAGCTAAACTGAACTTGATTGACCCTCAGTAAAATGCATCATTCCAACAGCTGAAGGGGATTTGTTCGTTGAGGAAGTTGTCTTAAAAGTCAGAGggctcctttttattttatttcttgaaaTCAAAATCCTgttgaaaacacagattttcacacacaagaaaaaagcAGCTGAGAACAAAAGCTCGACACCtttccagatgttttatttgcagATCTCTGGACCTCTATAATACCACATTACCTTAACATACAggttcattttcacatttcattccTCCCCATCCCGTCCCTTTAAACTTGAATGTACATGTAATGAAAATTAGTAATGAAGTTTCTCTTTCATGCTACAGTGTCCTCTAATGCATAGTTGGGACCAAAGGGCTTCACGGCAGAGCCCTTCATGTGAGGAATCTTTCAGTTCTTCCTGGACGACCGACTGCACAGCTGTGGGCGCCACGGAGTTCgtgaatgtttaaaaacagcGATGTGCAAGAGTCCACCACCGAATGCACGTTACCCTGATCCAGAACCAGCCCTCTGCTGGTTTCGACTCGAGCCAACCTGTAGGTGATTCAGAACATGGTTTCGGATGATTGGCAAATaatctccttgtgtgtgtggaggggggaaaaaagtccACAGCGATGAAATGTACTTTCTGAACGCAGCCTTATAAACTGTGGCCATGTGCGGTAAACATACTCAGTGTCGGTCCATCTGGACAATATCcacattttaaagtttcatgCCGTTTAAATAGTTCTCCACTGTCCTTCGGTCTCCTAATCTTTTTAAATCCGTCAAAGCCTACATGTTGTAACATTAAACACATACAATATCTGTGAAAACTGCTCTTCCTGAGAAAGATATGTAGTTGATTAGAGTGTCAGTTCGTctcatacaaacaaaataaggCAGGTAAAGATTGTCTGATGTTTTCCGgtttgttgtgtctctgcagagttTCCCATGTGGCCTCTGACCTTTAAAAAACAAGCCAGTGGGGCTGTGTTCGTGTGTCCTGCTCCGACGCAGCCGTTCTCTGTCGGTCCACGTCGGGAGAAACAGGAGCTCAGTATTGCACAGTCCCACAATCAAAAAGTGTTCCAGTCAGAGAAAATACGAGATTGTGCTCATGTGGTCATTAATTGTGCAGCTATTTTTTGGTGGGAAGCCCTTAAAGTGTAATGTTGCGGCCAGTGCGAGTTTCTCTCCGCCTGCTGTGCGGTTGTGTAAATGTAGGACTACAGGCGTGAAGAGCAGCGACGTGTGTGTGGGAAAAAAATCCACCTTAGTATCaggagacttttttttataacttaaGAGAAACGGTCCCAAAAAGATTTGTCCGTCTCCAACTGAACACCGGCTGCTTTCCAAACCGAGCCAGGTTCTTTTTGCGAAGGTTTTATAAAGCACCGGCAAATTTGTGCTCCATTGTTATTAATGTAACTGcaatttgttgctgtttttcatcAGTTAAGAGTAAAAAAATACCAGTTCTTAactcaaaaagttttttttgtgtggagCTAACGCTGCGTCGCCGCCACCAGAGCTCAGTTTGAGGAGGACGCACCAGGTCCTCGGCGGCTTCGTGCTCCCTCAGCTGGTGAACAGGCTGAAGTAGCGGCTCACACCACCCAGCATCTCCAGAAAAAGAAGCCTCCATGATTTAACGTCCCCGCGCCGAGTTTCACTCAGTTTTCTCCCGGGTCCACTTGATCATGGTTTCTGGCGAGCGATAGAGGAAGATGAGTTTGGCGTACatgtcctcctccaggtccagcTCCCCCGTCTCTCGGACCAGGAAGATGTCGGTGCACAGCTTGAGGATGCGGTCCACGTTGGGGAGCTCCTCGAACATGATGGTGTGGGAGATGCCGCTGAAGAACTCGCGCACAAACTTGCCGATGACGAGAACGACCGAGGCGTACAGGCCCATGATCCTGGAcagggaagagaggaaggagatgtTCAGTTAAGATTGTGGATCCCTTGTGATCTTAGTCCTCCAGCTGGTAGGTGGAGTTGAAAGGGGACAGAACCCTAAATTTGACCTTTACATGCCGGTTTAGAAAGAGTTAAAGGTAAAACTGCTAATCATCCAACACTCCTCACATTTATCCTACAGTTGTTTGGTTGAGTTCTCACCAAACACTAAATAATAcccaaaatgtaattaaaacaatatatagtGACTGAAACAGCTAAATCTTTAAATCCACAGTGTTTTTCAGGTCACTCACCCGTATCCAGCCAGGAATCCCAAACTGGGCGGACTGACTTGGTCGCTGAACACGTAGAGCTGTAGCCCCTCACGCCCTTCACTCTTCTTCTGTATCGGGCCGGGCTCCGTCTGGTTGACAATCCACCATTCCTGGATCTGATCCGAGGAACTCTCCGGTCGATTCAACGTCAAAATTATATCCATCATCCTGTCTTTATCTGCAACGGTGAAGAATGACATCGTGGCAGATATTCAATCAGGATGAAGCAGATACAAAtcaattacaaaaacaatacaattctTACTAAAACTAAGTATTTTTAAGCTTCTTGCTGTGTTGTGATTTTATAGTAAAATTCAAATCTTTCAGATGAGTCTGATGGCACAGGTTTTTATTCTCTCAGAAGGAAATTAGAACTTTGAATATGCGGTGATAAAGAAGATGTTAACCATCGTAAAGCTGGTCGACAGGTTTGGCATCGGCGTCACTGGGGGCTCGGATATAACGAGGAAACGTGTTTGTTAGATtcctgcagagaagaaagaggacaaGAGGAAAAGAGGCTGTTACTGTAGGAAAAACATAATGGAGCAGGACTgtgtaaaaactaaatataaagaatcagaatcagaatcagaaagtatttattgccaagtaggtttacaactacaaggaatttgctctggttattggtgcatacaatgaacatagaaacataaaaacataaaacgcaataaatacaacacacataagaagagcaa is a window encoding:
- the napgb gene encoding N-ethylmaleimide-sensitive factor attachment protein, gamma b codes for the protein MAAQKINEAHEHMAKAEKCLKTSMTKWKPDFDSAASEYAKAAVCFKNAKQYDQAKDAYLKEAEYHTENKTLFHAAKAIEQAGMMMKEQKKMPEAIQYIEKACMMYMENGTPDTAAMALDRAGKLIEPLNLEKAVDLYQKAAGVFENEDRLRQAVELLGKASRLLVRLRRLDDAAVAIQKEKNMYKEIENFPMCFKKTTAQVLIHLHRVDYVAADKCVRESYSLPGYSGSEDCLAMETLLQGYDEQDEDQVYRVCNSPLLKYMDNDYAKLAISLRVPGGGKKKKAAAAPQGGASGAPAADDEDDYEGGLC